Proteins encoded in a region of the Zea mays cultivar B73 chromosome 4, Zm-B73-REFERENCE-NAM-5.0, whole genome shotgun sequence genome:
- the LOC103654843 gene encoding protein STRUBBELIG-RECEPTOR FAMILY 8 isoform X3 → MGGSGVGAATERVSAEGAVWPRHWGERAQKGAGDKVRASTTRALGLLGLYHTLESPWQLSGWTFQGGDPCGEGGGSKHWRGVFCKGPSIVAINISGLGVGGWLGPDLLKFQSLKKLDMSFNNIAGEIPSTLPPNVEYLNLAANKFEGNIPSSLPWLRSLKYLNFSYNKLSGVIGDVFVNMDSLETMDLSFNAFNSDLPRSFSSLTSLRYLYLQHNEFTGSVILLAGLPLSSLNIENNHFSGYVPGTFQSIPELRIDGNQFQPGFKLASSSFTRKTPAAPPQSLPPPPLQSPSPSPSPLAAQQKPKRRPKSPKPSFGYSSLQNNSHHRKSHSRVTAAAMASATCTVFVLLVVGLVLRSRKSCSCSPKSTSNHAKTLPANMETVPTANEVLYSWSSLLIGSDTSSSNGITSERVPKIKSWFKASKKLLTAKQFPAADILAATKDFNEECFIGEGLTGRVYRGEFSDGQLLAIKRIDMVDLSLSEQDELMDMLWNVSRLKHPNISALVGYCVEFEHCALLYEYAENGSLDDILFAPATRSMALSWKARMKIALGVAYALEYMHLTYSPPVAHGNIKARNILLDAQLMPYLCDCGLAKLSHFVSTTRMKDSEAIISAKGYAAPELSDPGANDIKADIYSFGVILLVLLTGQKAFDSSRRQSDQFLVDWAAPHLDDLDSLERITDPRISGSMPPKAISSLGIIILLCVKQSPDLRPPMTIITDKLVKLVESTGLQKISTTRHLEIDAQDPSFITTRPYFEPSSTVSQGGTESCISR, encoded by the exons ATGGGCGGCAGCGGCGTTGGTGCGGCGACAGAGCGGGTGAGCGCAGAAGGGGCGGTGTGGCCGCGACATTGGGGCGAACGAGCGCAGAAGGGGGCAGGCGACAAAGTCAGGGCGAGCACAACAAGAG CGTTAGGACTTTTGGGGTTATATCACACATTGGAGTCGCCGTGGCAACTTTCTGGTTGGACATTCCAGGGCGGTGACCCATGTGGTGAGGGTGGTGGGAGTAAACACTGGCGAGGCGTCTTTTGCAAGGGACCATCCATTGTTGCAAT AAATATTAGTGGGCTCGGAGTTGGTGGATGGCTTGGCCCAGACCTGCTCAAGTTTCAGTCATTGAAAAAGCT GGACATGAGCTTCAATAACATTGCTGGCGAAATCCCGTCCACTTTGCCCCCAAATGTTGAATACTT AAATCTGGCAGCCAACAAGTTTGAAGGAAATATACCATCATCATTACCCTGGTTGCGCTCCCTGAAATATTT GAACTTTAGCTACAATAAACTCTCTGGAGTAATTGGTGATGTTTTTGTTAATATGGATAGCTTAGAAACGAT GGATCTGTCATTCAATGCTTTCAATAGTGACCTACCAAGATCGTTTAGCTCATTGACTAGTCTTCGCTATCT TTATCTACAGCATAACGAGTTCACAGGATCTGTGATTTTGTTAGCAGGCCTTCCATTGTCATCCCT CAATATTGAAAATAATCACTTCAGTGGCTATGTTCCTGGAACATTTCAGTCCATTCCTGAGCTGAG GATTGATGGAAACCAATTTCAACCTGGATTCAAACTTGCATCCTCGTCATTTACTAGGAAGACCCCTGCAGCTCCACCTCAATCTTTGCCTCCACCTCCACTTCAATCTCCATCTCCATCTCCATCTCCACTAGCAGCTCAGCAGAAACCAAAGCGAAGGCCAAAATCTCCAAAGCCTTCTTTTGGGTATTCTTCTCTGCAAAATAATAGTCACCATAGGAAGTCACACTCTCGAGTGACAGCTGCTGCAATGGCTAGTGCCACATGTACAGTATTTGTACTCCTCGTTGTTGGATTGGTTCTGAGAAGTCGAAAAAGCTGTTCATGCAGCCCCAAGAGCACCTCTAACCATGCCAAGACTTTACCAGCCAATATGGAAACAG TCCCTACAGCGAATGAGGTCTTGTACTCTTGGAGTTCTCTATTGATTGGCAGTGATACTTCCTCTAGTAATGGCATTACATCTGAAAGAGTTCCCAAAATAAAAAGTTGGTTCAAGGCATCTAAAAAACTTCTAACTGCAAAACAGTTTCCAGCTGCAGACATTCTAGCGGCTACCAAGGACTTCAATGAAGAATGTTTTATTGGTGAAGGTCTCACTGGTCGAGTTTACAGAGGTGAATTTTCTGATGGCCAG CTCCTTGCTATCAAGAGGATTGACATGGTAGATCTGTCATTGTCAGAACAAGATGAATTAATGGACATGCTTTGGAATGTCTCCAGATTAAAACACCCCAATATCAGTGCGCTCGTGGGATATTGTGTGGAGTTTGAACATTGTGCACTTCTATATGAATATGCAGAAAATGGCTCTCTTGATGATATTTTGTTTGCACCAGCCACAAGATCCATGGCTTTGTCATGGAAAGCTCGGATGAAGATTGCTCTTGGAGTTGCCTATGCTCTGGA ATACATGCACTTGACATATTCCCCTCCAGTTGCCCATGGAAACATTAAAGCTAGAAATATTTTGCTTGATGCTCAGCTCATGCCCTACCTCTGTGACTGTGGGTTAGCCAAGTTAAGCCATTTTGTTAGCACCACGAGAATG AAGGATTCAGAAGCTATCATCAGTGCTAAAGGCTATGCTGCCCCTGAGCTTAGTGATCCTGGAGCAAATGACATCAAAGCTGATATTTACAGTTTTGGTGTTATTTTGCTTGTGCTTTTGACTGGGCAAAAGGCTTTTGACAG TTCAAGAAGGCAAAGTGATCAGTTTCTAGTAGATTGGGCAGCTCCTCATCTTGATGATCTTGATTCATTGGAAAGAATTACTGATCCAAGAATAAGTGGCTCTATGCCACCTAAAGCTATCTCTTCATTAGGCATTATCATCTTGCTTTGCGTCAAG